One stretch of Pseudomonas azotoformans DNA includes these proteins:
- the copC gene encoding copper homeostasis periplasmic binding protein CopC, producing the protein MLIKKSLTTLALLASLLGASAAFAHAHLKSAEPAADSSVAAPKDLRLTFSEGVEATFTKVSLSKDGTEIAIKGLETPDADKKVLVVTPAAPLAAGTYKVVWNAVSVDTHKSNGEYSFKVGQ; encoded by the coding sequence ATGTTGATCAAGAAAAGCCTCACCACCCTCGCCCTGCTCGCCTCCCTCCTGGGCGCCTCGGCGGCGTTTGCCCATGCCCACCTCAAGAGTGCGGAGCCGGCGGCCGACAGCAGCGTCGCAGCGCCCAAGGACCTGCGCCTGACCTTCAGCGAAGGCGTCGAAGCCACCTTCACCAAGGTGTCGCTGAGCAAGGACGGCACCGAAATCGCGATCAAGGGCCTGGAAACACCGGACGCCGACAAGAAAGTGCTGGTGGTCACGCCGGCCGCCCCGTTGGCCGCCGGCACCTACAAAGTGGTGTGGAACGCCGTCTCGGTCGACACCCACAAGAGCAACGGCGAATACAGCTTCAAGGTCGGCCAGTAA
- the copD gene encoding copper homeostasis membrane protein CopD has translation MATLLVLCRFLHFSVVLLMFGACAFRPWLLGAAPQPALDRQLERITRGLAWLGLGSGVAWLLLITASMAGSWDAALQPATVQLVLGKTFFGQVWVWHLLLNLLLVIVLVKPWPMVRLPVIALLLATLAPVGHGAMLDGLSGRLLILNQVVHLVCVGAWLGGLLLLVLILSQSPPVALEPILRRFSGVGYGLVAGLLVTGLINVRVLTGQLWPTPLFNGFALILLIKVLLVLGMLALALLNRLRIERCEERLGSLKASVKLEWVLGIAAVAAVSLLGTLPPMLMVG, from the coding sequence ATGGCGACCCTGCTGGTGCTGTGCCGTTTCCTGCATTTCAGCGTCGTGTTGTTGATGTTCGGGGCCTGCGCATTCAGGCCCTGGCTGCTCGGCGCTGCACCGCAACCGGCACTGGACCGGCAACTTGAGCGGATCACCCGTGGGCTGGCCTGGCTGGGGCTGGGGTCCGGCGTCGCCTGGCTGTTACTGATCACGGCAAGCATGGCCGGCAGTTGGGACGCGGCGCTGCAGCCGGCCACGGTGCAGCTGGTGCTGGGCAAGACCTTCTTTGGCCAGGTGTGGGTGTGGCATCTGTTACTGAACCTGCTGCTGGTGATCGTGCTGGTCAAACCCTGGCCGATGGTGCGCCTGCCAGTGATCGCGCTGCTGCTGGCGACACTGGCACCGGTCGGCCATGGCGCCATGCTGGACGGGCTCAGCGGCAGATTGCTGATCCTCAATCAGGTGGTGCATCTGGTGTGTGTCGGCGCCTGGCTCGGCGGGTTGCTGCTGTTGGTGTTGATCCTGAGCCAATCCCCGCCTGTTGCGCTGGAGCCGATCCTGCGACGCTTCAGCGGTGTGGGTTATGGCCTGGTCGCCGGCTTGCTGGTGACTGGCTTGATCAACGTGCGCGTACTGACCGGGCAACTGTGGCCCACACCGTTGTTCAACGGCTTTGCCCTGATCCTGTTGATCAAGGTGCTGCTGGTGCTGGGCATGTTGGCCCTGGCGCTGTTGAACCGCCTGCGTATCGAGCGTTGTGAAGAACGCCTGGGCAGCCTGAAGGCCAGCGTGAAGCTGGAGTGGGTGCTGGGGATTGCCGCCGTCGCCGCCGTCTCCCTGCTCGGAACCTTGCCGCCGATGCTCATGGTTGGCTGA
- a CDS encoding OprD family porin, with protein MSSLARNSSVRLGFIGLGSLAFTLPLNAHAEGFVDDAKATLNLRNAYFNRNFTNPSNPQGKAEEWTQNFILDAKSGYTTGTVGFGIDVLGLYSQKLDGGKGTGGTQLLPIHSDGRPADNFGRLGVALKTKLSKTELKVGEWMPVLPILRSDDGRSLPQTFRGGQVTSNEIAGLTLYGGQFRGNSPRNDASMEDMFMNGKAAFTSDRFNFGGGEYSFNDKRTQVGVWYAELTDIYQQQYFNLTHSQPVGDWTLGANLGFFTGKEDGSALAGDLDNKTAFALLSAKYNGNTFYVGLQKLTGDSVWMRVNGTSGGTLANDSYNASYDNAKEKSWQVRHDFNFVVLGIPGLTLMNRYISGSNVHTGAITDGKEWGRESELAYTVQSGALKDLNVRWRNSTMRRDFSNNEFDENRLFISYPISLL; from the coding sequence GTGAGTTCACTCGCCCGCAATTCCTCCGTCCGCCTGGGTTTTATCGGTCTCGGCAGCCTGGCCTTCACCCTTCCCCTCAACGCCCATGCCGAAGGCTTCGTCGACGACGCCAAAGCCACGCTCAACCTGCGTAACGCCTATTTCAACCGCAACTTCACCAACCCGAGCAACCCTCAGGGCAAGGCCGAAGAGTGGACGCAGAACTTCATTCTCGATGCCAAGTCCGGCTACACCACAGGCACGGTAGGCTTCGGCATTGATGTGCTGGGCCTGTATTCGCAAAAGCTAGATGGCGGTAAAGGCACCGGCGGTACGCAATTGCTGCCGATCCACAGCGATGGCCGCCCGGCCGACAATTTCGGCCGCCTGGGTGTGGCGCTGAAAACCAAGCTGTCGAAGACGGAACTGAAGGTCGGCGAATGGATGCCGGTACTGCCGATCCTGCGCTCCGACGATGGCCGTTCCCTGCCCCAGACCTTCCGTGGAGGGCAAGTCACGTCCAATGAGATCGCCGGCCTGACCCTCTACGGCGGGCAATTTCGCGGCAACAGCCCGCGCAACGACGCGAGCATGGAAGACATGTTCATGAACGGCAAAGCCGCGTTCACCTCCGACCGTTTCAACTTCGGTGGCGGCGAATACAGCTTCAACGACAAACGCACCCAGGTCGGTGTGTGGTACGCCGAACTCACCGACATCTACCAGCAACAGTATTTCAACCTGACCCACAGCCAACCCGTGGGCGACTGGACCCTGGGCGCCAACCTTGGCTTTTTCACCGGCAAGGAAGACGGCAGCGCGCTGGCTGGCGACCTCGACAACAAGACCGCCTTCGCCCTGCTCTCGGCCAAGTACAACGGCAACACCTTCTATGTGGGCCTGCAGAAACTCACCGGCGACAGCGTGTGGATGCGGGTCAACGGCACCAGCGGCGGCACCCTGGCCAACGACAGCTACAACGCCAGCTACGACAACGCCAAGGAGAAATCCTGGCAGGTGCGTCATGACTTCAACTTCGTGGTGCTCGGCATTCCCGGGCTGACCCTGATGAACCGCTACATCAGCGGCAGCAACGTGCACACCGGGGCGATCACCGATGGCAAGGAATGGGGGCGCGAATCGGAGTTGGCCTACACGGTGCAGAGTGGCGCGCTGAAGGATTTGAACGTGCGCTGGCGCAACTCGACCATGCGTCGGGATTTCAGCAATAACGAGTTCGACGAGAACCGCCTGTTCATCAGCTACCCGATTTCACTGCTGTAG
- a CDS encoding NAD-dependent epimerase/dehydratase family protein: MTTLTTPPVPFNRLLLTGAAGGLGKVLRERLRPYAQVLRLSDIANMAPAADASEEVQACDLSDKQAVHHLVEGVDAILHFGGVSVERSFEEVLGANICGIFHIYEAARRHGVKRVIFASSNHVIGFYKQGEQLDAHSPRRPDSYYGLSKSYGEDMASFYFDRYGIETVSIRIGSSFPEPQNRRMMHTWLSFDDLTQLLERALYTPNVGHTVVYGMSDNLDTWWDNRYAAHLGFAPKDSSEVFRAQVETQPPVAADDPAKVYQGGAFCAAGPFGD; this comes from the coding sequence ATGACCACCCTCACCACCCCGCCCGTTCCATTCAACCGCCTGCTGCTCACCGGTGCCGCCGGCGGCCTCGGCAAAGTCCTGCGCGAACGCCTGCGTCCTTACGCCCAGGTGCTGCGCCTGTCGGACATCGCCAACATGGCCCCGGCCGCCGACGCTTCCGAAGAAGTGCAGGCCTGCGACCTCTCCGACAAGCAAGCCGTGCACCACCTGGTGGAAGGCGTCGACGCCATCCTGCATTTCGGCGGCGTATCGGTTGAGCGTTCGTTCGAAGAAGTGCTCGGCGCCAATATCTGCGGGATTTTCCATATCTACGAAGCCGCCCGCCGCCACGGCGTAAAGCGTGTGATCTTCGCCAGTTCCAACCACGTGATCGGCTTCTACAAGCAAGGCGAACAACTCGACGCCCACTCGCCACGCCGCCCGGACAGCTACTACGGCTTGTCCAAGTCCTACGGCGAAGATATGGCCAGTTTCTATTTCGACCGCTATGGCATCGAGACCGTGAGCATCCGCATCGGCTCGTCGTTCCCGGAGCCGCAGAACCGCCGCATGATGCACACCTGGCTGAGTTTCGATGACCTGACCCAACTGCTCGAACGCGCGCTGTACACGCCCAACGTCGGCCACACCGTAGTGTACGGCATGTCGGATAACCTCGACACCTGGTGGGACAACCGCTACGCCGCGCACCTGGGTTTTGCGCCCAAGGACAGCTCCGAAGTGTTCCGCGCCCAGGTCGAGACCCAGCCGCCCGTGGCTGCTGATGACCCGGCCAAGGTCTACCAGGGCGGCGCGTTCTGCGCGGCCGGCCCCTTCGGTGATTGA
- a CDS encoding SMP-30/gluconolactonase/LRE family protein has protein sequence MNAELIVDARNAVGECPVWVPEENALYWVDIPNGGLQRWSATTGHLAAWKAPQMLACIARTDAGNWVAGMESGFFQLTPYNDGSLDTTPLAGVEHPRADMRLNDGRCDRQGRFWAGSMVLNMGLNAPEGILYRYASGAAPHAQLDGFITLNGLAFSPDGRTMYASDSHPLVQQIWAFDYDIDTGTPSNRRVFVDMHNYLGRPDGAAVDADGCYWICANDAGLIHRFTPDGRLDRSLTVPVKKPTMCAFGGSRLDTLFVTSIRDDQSPQSLSGGVFALNPGVVGLPEPTFTL, from the coding sequence ATGAACGCCGAACTGATTGTCGACGCGCGCAATGCCGTGGGTGAATGCCCGGTGTGGGTGCCCGAGGAAAATGCGCTGTACTGGGTAGATATCCCCAATGGCGGCCTGCAACGCTGGAGCGCCACTACCGGCCATCTTGCCGCCTGGAAAGCGCCGCAGATGCTCGCCTGTATCGCCCGCACCGATGCAGGCAACTGGGTCGCCGGGATGGAGAGCGGCTTTTTCCAGCTTACCCCGTACAACGACGGCAGCCTCGACACCACGCCCTTGGCTGGAGTCGAACACCCCCGCGCCGACATGCGCCTGAACGACGGCCGCTGTGATCGCCAGGGCCGCTTCTGGGCCGGCAGCATGGTGCTGAACATGGGCTTGAATGCGCCCGAGGGCATCCTCTATCGCTACGCATCCGGCGCTGCGCCCCATGCACAACTGGACGGCTTCATCACCCTCAACGGCCTGGCGTTCAGCCCGGATGGCCGTACGATGTACGCCTCGGACTCACACCCCTTGGTGCAACAGATCTGGGCCTTCGACTACGACATCGACACCGGCACGCCCTCCAACCGCCGCGTCTTCGTGGACATGCACAACTACCTCGGTCGCCCCGACGGCGCGGCGGTAGACGCCGACGGCTGCTACTGGATCTGCGCCAACGACGCCGGGCTGATCCACCGGTTCACCCCCGACGGCCGCCTCGACCGTTCCCTCACCGTACCGGTGAAAAAACCCACCATGTGCGCCTTCGGCGGCAGCCGCCTGGACACCCTGTTCGTCACCTCGATCCGTGACGACCAGAGCCCCCAGTCGCTGTCCGGCGGCGTGTTCGCCCTCAACCCCGGCGTTGTCGGATTGCCGGAGCCCACGTTCACCCTCTAG
- a CDS encoding TRAP transporter substrate-binding protein, which yields MDFKRTLLAAACFSLASAAHALEIKFADIHPAGYPTVVAEENMGKALTKESNGELTFKYFPGGVLGSEKEVVEQAQVGAVQMTRVSLGIVGPVVPDVNVFNLPFVFRDQAHMRKVIDGEIGDEILAKITDSEFGLVALAWMDGGTRNLYTKKPVRKIEDLKGMKIRVQGNPLFIEAFNEMGANGIAMDTGEIFSALQTGVIDGAENNPPTLLEHNHFQNAKYYTLTEHLILPEPIVMSKITWNKLTPAQQDMVKKAAKAAQADERVLWDAKSASSETKLKAAGVEFITVDKKPFYDATAPVRAKYGAAYADIIKRIDAVQ from the coding sequence ATGGACTTCAAACGCACCTTGCTCGCCGCTGCATGCTTCTCCCTCGCCAGCGCCGCCCACGCCCTGGAAATCAAGTTCGCCGACATCCACCCCGCCGGCTACCCCACCGTCGTCGCTGAAGAAAACATGGGCAAGGCCCTGACCAAGGAAAGCAACGGCGAACTGACCTTCAAGTACTTCCCCGGCGGTGTGCTGGGCTCCGAGAAAGAAGTGGTCGAACAGGCCCAGGTCGGCGCCGTGCAGATGACCCGTGTCAGCCTCGGCATCGTCGGCCCGGTGGTGCCGGACGTGAATGTGTTCAACCTGCCGTTCGTGTTCCGTGACCAGGCGCACATGCGCAAGGTCATCGACGGCGAGATCGGCGATGAGATCCTCGCCAAGATCACCGATTCGGAATTCGGCCTGGTGGCCCTGGCCTGGATGGACGGCGGCACGCGCAACCTCTACACCAAGAAACCGGTGCGCAAGATCGAAGACCTCAAGGGCATGAAGATCCGCGTGCAAGGCAACCCGTTGTTCATCGAGGCCTTCAATGAAATGGGGGCCAACGGCATTGCCATGGACACCGGCGAGATCTTCAGCGCCCTGCAGACCGGGGTGATCGACGGCGCGGAAAACAACCCGCCGACCCTGCTCGAACACAACCACTTCCAGAACGCCAAGTACTACACCCTCACCGAACACCTGATCTTGCCCGAGCCCATCGTGATGTCGAAAATCACCTGGAACAAGCTCACCCCCGCCCAGCAGGACATGGTGAAAAAAGCCGCCAAGGCCGCCCAGGCAGACGAGCGTGTGCTGTGGGACGCCAAGTCCGCCAGCAGCGAAACCAAGCTCAAGGCCGCCGGCGTGGAGTTCATCACCGTCGACAAAAAGCCCTTCTATGACGCCACCGCGCCGGTTCGCGCCAAATACGGTGCGGCTTACGCCGATATCATCAAGCGTATCGACGCCGTTCAGTAA
- a CDS encoding TRAP transporter small permease, protein MKNLLLRINDRLYMTCIWVAGLSVLGVALIIPWGIFARYVLGTGASWPEPTAILLMLIFTFIGAAASYRAGAHMSVAVVTDRLPQRQRHIAGIVAQLLMATICLFMTVWGTKLCLSTWNQFMSAIPTLRVGITYMPIPIGGLLTLVFVLEKLLLGDQSQRRVVRFDLVEENEGAA, encoded by the coding sequence ATGAAGAATTTACTGCTGCGCATCAACGACCGCCTGTACATGACCTGCATCTGGGTCGCCGGCCTCTCGGTACTGGGGGTTGCGCTGATCATCCCCTGGGGCATCTTCGCCCGCTACGTCCTCGGCACCGGCGCCAGTTGGCCGGAGCCCACCGCCATCCTGCTGATGCTGATCTTCACGTTCATCGGTGCCGCCGCCAGCTACCGCGCCGGCGCGCATATGTCGGTGGCAGTGGTAACCGACCGCCTGCCGCAACGCCAACGCCACATCGCCGGTATCGTCGCGCAACTGCTGATGGCCACCATCTGCCTGTTCATGACCGTGTGGGGCACCAAGTTGTGCCTGTCCACCTGGAACCAGTTCATGAGCGCCATCCCCACACTGCGCGTGGGCATCACCTATATGCCGATTCCTATCGGCGGGCTGCTGACCCTGGTGTTCGTGCTGGAAAAACTCCTGCTTGGCGACCAGAGCCAGCGGCGCGTGGTGCGGTTCGACCTGGTGGAAGAAAACGAAGGGGCTGCCTGA
- a CDS encoding TRAP transporter large permease: protein MDALILLGSFIALILLGMPVAYALGMSALIGAWWIDIPFQALMIQVAGGVNKFSLMAIPFFVLAGAIMAEGGMSRRLVAFAGVLVGFVRGGLSLVNIMASTFFGAISGSSVADTASVGSVLIPEMERRGYPREFATAVTVSGSVQALLTPPSHNSVLYSLAAGGTVSIASLFMAGVVPGLLMSACLMVLCLIFAKKRNYPKGEVIPLKQALKIAADALWGLMAMVIILGGILSGIFTATESAAIAVLWAFFVTMFIYRDYKWRELPKLMHRTVRTISIVMILIAFAASFGYVMTLMQIPAKITTAFLTLSDNRYVILMCINVMLLLLGTVMDMAPLILILTPILLPVVLGLGVDPVHFGMIMLVNLGIGLITPPVGAVLFVGAAVGKVSIEKTVKALLPFYAVLFLILMAVTYIPALSLWLPSVVL from the coding sequence ATGGATGCATTGATTCTGTTGGGCAGTTTTATCGCCTTGATCCTGCTGGGCATGCCGGTGGCCTATGCCCTGGGGATGTCGGCACTGATCGGCGCGTGGTGGATCGACATCCCGTTCCAGGCCCTGATGATCCAGGTGGCCGGGGGCGTGAACAAGTTTTCGCTGATGGCGATTCCGTTCTTTGTGCTGGCCGGGGCGATCATGGCCGAGGGCGGCATGTCACGTCGCCTGGTGGCGTTTGCCGGGGTATTGGTGGGTTTTGTGCGCGGCGGCTTGTCCCTCGTCAACATCATGGCCTCGACGTTTTTTGGCGCCATCTCCGGCTCCTCGGTGGCCGATACCGCCTCGGTCGGCTCGGTGCTGATTCCGGAAATGGAACGCCGTGGGTATCCACGGGAATTTGCCACTGCCGTGACCGTCAGCGGTTCAGTGCAGGCGTTGCTGACGCCGCCCAGCCATAACTCAGTGCTGTACTCCCTGGCCGCCGGCGGCACGGTGTCCATCGCCTCGCTGTTCATGGCCGGCGTGGTGCCGGGCCTGTTGATGAGCGCCTGCCTGATGGTGCTGTGCCTGATCTTCGCGAAAAAGCGCAACTACCCCAAGGGCGAAGTCATCCCCCTGAAGCAGGCGCTGAAGATCGCCGCCGATGCCCTGTGGGGCCTGATGGCCATGGTGATCATCCTCGGCGGCATCCTCTCGGGCATCTTCACCGCCACCGAATCGGCCGCGATTGCCGTGCTGTGGGCGTTCTTCGTGACCATGTTCATCTACCGCGACTACAAATGGCGCGAGCTGCCCAAGCTGATGCACCGCACGGTGCGCACCATTTCCATCGTGATGATCCTGATCGCCTTCGCCGCCAGCTTCGGCTACGTCATGACCCTGATGCAGATCCCGGCGAAGATCACCACGGCGTTCCTGACCCTGTCGGACAACCGCTATGTGATCCTGATGTGCATCAACGTCATGCTGCTGTTGCTCGGCACGGTGATGGACATGGCGCCGCTGATCCTGATCCTCACGCCGATCCTGCTGCCGGTGGTGCTCGGGCTGGGTGTCGACCCGGTGCACTTCGGCATGATCATGCTGGTCAACCTCGGCATCGGCCTGATCACCCCACCCGTGGGCGCGGTGCTGTTCGTGGGCGCCGCGGTGGGCAAGGTGAGCATTGAAAAAACCGTGAAGGCACTGCTGCCGTTCTATGCGGTGCTGTTCCTGATCCTGATGGCGGTGACCTACATTCCGGCGCTGTCATTGTGGCTGCCGAGCGTGGTGCTGTGA
- a CDS encoding aldose 1-epimerase, whose translation MLIELEDNLTHLTLAPSVGGSIVNWRVRASGQPLLRHSDQRALDTGLPGKLGCYPLAPWSNRIAKGGFDNPDGWLALTPNSLTDPLPIHGSAWQQAWQVVSQSADEVVLELVCDTPFAYRAEQRFCLRDGELGITLRVTHLADKPAWHGVGLHPYLPRTAQTRLQAKASQVWMSDASKLPTGLAPVPADWDFRTLKTLPEGLVDNGFCQWGGHCLIEQPELGYMLECQATGADYFLLYCPPGLGFFCIEPVSHPVNAHHLAGRPGLKLLEHNQSVQLHFNLKYIQHVGGGLPPMALNQ comes from the coding sequence ATGCTGATTGAATTGGAAGACAACCTGACACACCTCACCCTGGCCCCGTCCGTGGGCGGGAGCATCGTCAATTGGCGCGTACGGGCCAGCGGCCAGCCATTGTTGCGCCACAGCGACCAGCGGGCCCTGGACACGGGCCTGCCAGGCAAACTCGGCTGCTATCCGCTGGCGCCCTGGTCCAACCGGATCGCCAAAGGCGGTTTCGATAACCCCGACGGCTGGCTGGCCCTCACGCCGAACAGCCTGACCGACCCACTGCCCATTCACGGGTCGGCCTGGCAACAGGCGTGGCAAGTGGTCAGCCAGTCGGCGGATGAAGTGGTGCTGGAACTGGTGTGCGACACGCCATTCGCCTATCGCGCCGAGCAGCGGTTTTGCTTGCGTGACGGTGAACTGGGCATCACGTTGCGGGTGACCCATCTGGCGGATAAACCCGCGTGGCACGGCGTGGGATTGCATCCCTACCTGCCGCGCACAGCGCAAACGCGGTTGCAGGCCAAGGCCTCGCAGGTGTGGATGAGTGATGCGTCGAAACTGCCCACGGGGCTGGCACCAGTGCCCGCTGACTGGGATTTCCGGACGTTGAAGACCTTGCCAGAAGGCTTGGTGGACAATGGATTTTGCCAGTGGGGCGGGCATTGCCTGATCGAGCAGCCAGAGTTGGGCTACATGCTGGAATGCCAGGCCACCGGCGCCGACTACTTCCTGCTGTACTGCCCGCCGGGGCTGGGGTTCTTTTGCATCGAACCGGTGAGCCATCCGGTGAATGCCCATCACCTGGCGGGGCGGCCGGGCCTGAAACTGCTGGAACACAATCAGTCGGTGCAACTCCATTTCAACTTGAAATACATCCAACATGTGGGAGGGGGCTTGCCCCCGATGGCGTTGAATCAGTAA
- a CDS encoding HlyD family secretion protein, whose protein sequence is MTEPTSTTTTTNAIAATPEGTTPPGASVTEPRSLRVRIVSSLGFAAIAIVGVLIVLYAWQLPPFSSAVETTENALVRGQVTIIGPQLSGYVFEVPVQDFQHVKAGDLLVRLDDRIYKQRLDQALAQLAVQKASLANVVQQRNSAEATIKLRQAALVDSQAQARKSTADLRRNEELISDGSVSRRELDVTRAANAQTIAAVAQAQASLEIARQDLQTVIVNRGSLEAAVASAEAAVELARIDLSNTRITAPRDGQLGQIGVRLGAYVNSGAQLMALVPPQLWVIANMKETQMDNVQVGQPVTFTVDALNHRKFHGTVQHISPATGSEFSLLQADNATGNFVKIAQRVPVRITVDPDQAESERLRPGLSVVVSIDTAGRLKNSPP, encoded by the coding sequence ATGACCGAACCGACTTCCACCACCACGACCACCAACGCCATCGCCGCCACCCCGGAAGGCACCACGCCGCCCGGCGCCTCGGTCACCGAGCCACGTTCCCTGCGGGTGCGCATCGTCTCATCGCTGGGCTTTGCCGCGATTGCCATCGTCGGCGTGCTGATCGTGCTGTATGCCTGGCAATTGCCGCCGTTCAGCAGCGCCGTGGAAACCACCGAGAACGCCCTGGTGCGCGGGCAGGTCACGATCATCGGCCCGCAACTGAGCGGCTATGTGTTCGAAGTGCCGGTGCAGGACTTCCAACACGTCAAGGCCGGCGACCTGCTGGTGCGCCTTGACGACCGCATCTACAAACAGCGCCTGGACCAGGCGCTGGCGCAACTGGCGGTGCAGAAGGCCTCGCTGGCCAATGTGGTGCAGCAGCGCAACAGCGCCGAAGCCACCATCAAGTTGCGCCAGGCAGCCTTGGTGGACAGCCAGGCACAGGCGCGCAAAAGCACGGCCGATTTGCGCCGCAATGAAGAACTGATCAGCGACGGCTCGGTGTCCAGGCGCGAACTGGACGTGACCCGCGCCGCCAATGCGCAGACCATCGCCGCGGTGGCCCAGGCCCAGGCCAGCCTGGAAATCGCGCGGCAGGACCTGCAGACAGTGATCGTCAACCGTGGCTCCCTGGAAGCCGCCGTAGCGAGTGCCGAGGCAGCCGTGGAGCTGGCGCGTATCGACCTGTCCAACACCCGCATCACCGCGCCGCGTGATGGTCAGTTGGGGCAGATTGGCGTGCGCCTGGGGGCCTACGTCAACTCCGGCGCGCAACTGATGGCGCTGGTGCCGCCGCAGCTGTGGGTGATCGCCAACATGAAGGAAACCCAGATGGACAACGTGCAGGTCGGCCAGCCGGTGACCTTCACGGTAGATGCCCTGAACCACCGCAAATTCCACGGCACGGTGCAGCATATTTCCCCGGCCACCGGTTCGGAGTTCAGCCTGTTGCAGGCTGACAATGCCACCGGCAACTTTGTGAAGATCGCCCAGCGCGTTCCGGTGCGGATCACGGTGGACCCGGACCAGGCCGAGAGCGAGCGGTTGCGGCCGGGGTTGTCGGTGGTGGTCAGTATCGACACGGCCGGCCGCCTGAAAAACTCCCCACCCTGA
- a CDS encoding MFS transporter, giving the protein MNKYTPHTWEPHERPSLPGSPSTPLHPTHKRWLFAMVGVLVAITGGLGNALVIANLQYLQGALGATTAEMAWLPAAYVMTNVCMNLLLVKFRQQFGLRAFTEVFLVLYALVTFGHLFVNDLSSAIAVRAAHGMVGAALSSLGLYYMIQAFPAKWRLKSLVLGLGTAQLALPLARLFSEDLLQIAEWRGLYLFELGLALICLGCVFLLKLPPGDRFKTFEKLDFVTFAILATGVALLCAVLSLGRIDWWLEAPWIGIASACSLVLIMAGLAIEHNRANPMLMTRWLGSGVMIRLALAVILIRMVLSEQSTGAVGFMQMLNMSYQQMHTLYVVMLAGAIAGLAVSALTINPAHLLMPLVISLALMATGSVMDSFSSNLTRPQNLYISQFLLGFGGTFFLGPTMVLGTKNVLTNPRNLVSFSVMFGICQNLGGLIGAALLGTFQIVREKYHSSMIVEHLTLLDPRVAARVQSGGSAYGGIVADPELRNLMGIRSLATAATREANVMAYNDVFMLIAIIAILTMIWIFIRSLWLMSTTKTAAPPVQPSGASS; this is encoded by the coding sequence ATGAATAAATACACCCCCCACACCTGGGAGCCCCACGAGCGGCCGAGCCTGCCGGGCTCACCGTCGACGCCGTTGCACCCGACGCACAAGCGTTGGCTCTTCGCGATGGTCGGCGTGCTGGTGGCGATCACCGGCGGTCTGGGCAACGCGCTCGTCATCGCCAACCTGCAATACCTGCAAGGTGCACTGGGCGCGACCACCGCCGAAATGGCCTGGCTGCCCGCTGCCTATGTGATGACCAACGTGTGCATGAACCTGCTGCTGGTGAAGTTTCGCCAGCAGTTCGGACTGCGCGCGTTCACCGAGGTGTTCCTGGTGCTGTACGCGCTGGTGACCTTCGGGCATCTGTTCGTCAACGACCTCAGTTCGGCCATTGCGGTGCGGGCGGCCCATGGCATGGTGGGGGCGGCGCTGAGTTCGCTGGGTTTGTACTACATGATCCAGGCGTTCCCGGCCAAGTGGCGCTTGAAGTCCTTGGTGCTGGGGTTGGGCACGGCGCAGTTGGCCTTGCCACTGGCGCGACTGTTCTCCGAAGACCTGCTGCAAATCGCCGAATGGCGCGGGCTGTATCTGTTCGAGCTGGGCCTGGCGCTGATCTGCCTGGGCTGCGTGTTCCTGCTCAAGTTGCCGCCCGGCGACCGCTTCAAGACCTTTGAAAAACTCGACTTCGTCACCTTCGCCATCCTTGCCACCGGTGTCGCCTTGCTCTGCGCCGTGCTGTCCCTGGGTCGCATCGACTGGTGGCTGGAAGCGCCGTGGATCGGCATCGCGTCGGCCTGTTCACTGGTGCTGATCATGGCTGGGCTGGCCATCGAGCATAACCGCGCCAACCCGATGCTGATGACCCGCTGGCTGGGCAGCGGCGTGATGATCCGCCTGGCGCTGGCAGTGATTCTGATCCGCATGGTGCTGTCCGAGCAGTCCACCGGCGCCGTAGGCTTCATGCAGATGTTGAACATGAGCTACCAGCAGATGCACACGCTGTATGTGGTGATGCTGGCCGGGGCGATTGCCGGGCTGGCGGTGAGTGCGTTGACCATCAACCCGGCCCATTTGCTGATGCCCCTGGTGATTTCCCTGGCCCTGATGGCCACCGGGTCGGTGATGGACAGTTTTTCCAGCAACCTGACCCGGCCGCAGAACCTGTATATCAGCCAGTTCCTGCTAGGCTTCGGCGGTACGTTCTTCCTGGGACCGACCATGGTGTTGGGCACCAAGAACGTGCTGACCAACCCGCGCAACCTGGTGAGTTTCTCGGTGATGTTCGGTATCTGCCAGAACCTCGGCGGCCTGATTGGCGCGGCGTTGCTGGGCACGTTCCAGATCGTGCGCGAGAAATACCACTCCAGCATGATCGTCGAGCACCTGACTTTGCTCGACCCGCGTGTGGCCGCGCGGGTGCAAAGCGGCGGCTCGGCCTACGGTGGCATTGTCGCCGACCCCGAGTTGCGCAACCTCATGGGTATTCGCAGCCTGGCTACGGCGGCGACCCGTGAGGCGAACGTGATGGCCTACAACGATGTCTTCATGCTGATCGCGATCATCGCGATACTGACCATGATCTGGATTTTTATCCGCAGCCTGTGGCTGATGAGCACGACCAAAACAGCAGCCCCTCCCGTTCAACCCAGCGGCGCTTCTTCATGA